The genome window CTGCGCACTGGCGACTCATAACAGAGATTGCCGCATCGAGCACTAAGCAATGAGCTATCCATATCGAATTGTTAGCTGCCTATCGTTTAACTCCCAACAAATTCGTATACCCTGCAGCTAATTAAACTATCTATTCGTTCAACTGTTTCTTtgcagcttaaatttaataacagaTAATAAAGTTGGTGCATTTCATAGGCGAAACTTCTTAGCTTtatgagaaatattttaatttttagaccaaatgacgaaaaacattCATTTCTTAGCTTTGGtgtagttttgttttaaaataattttaaaatttcgcaTTTTTTTCTTAGCGGTTTTTAGAGGTGCtaccacatttgtcatcaatccagaaagctaatgaatatttatgtaaCTAGTTAATACTCagcttaagatttaaaccagtagttttagagccatcaatttttgaattaagaaaattatgatgtttttttttggctttttacgattttttttacttttaaatactACGAAAActagaagaaaataataacattacattatttaaataactgcATTAAATAGACGTCGTGTAAGGTATGAATCATTTAATTCTATGGAGAAACAGCGTTATACatgtgtgttccagaaatctctagattttttaagtttttacactctttttcttttgccaAGAACTtccttatatatataatatatatatatatatacatcatTTACTTGGCTTCTCGACAGGTAGGTACTTGAAATATGGACTGATCATATTGATTCCAAAACAAAGTCACGATTTTGTTATCGGCATGTCTAGTCCATTTGTATGCAAAAATGGTGGCACCTTTGAGCAGAGGCGAATGAGATTCGCATTAAATATTACTAGATAAGATCAGTGATTGAGTATAATACTCATAAGTAATATAATAGGCACAACACAGAAACTTGTTTGAAGATCATTGTGCCTACCCAACAGTTCCAAAACATCAATAAACATAGATGATCAAGATAAcgcaattttatatttgagttTGCTTTATTACCGATCGAATTTTAGATGACTGCTgatgtattaatttttcttcctcaCCTCGAAAGTGTCATACGTATATTCCACAATGATTTTCAGGTTCTTTATGATAAACTCCTTGACGGCAGCCACGTATTCAGCTGCTGTGGCAATAAGTtgcttaaatgcttctatCACTTTGCCCTCACCCTGCAGCTGACCCTTATATAAATCGTCAGCGACCTGTATAATATAACCGCGGATACCCAAGATCTTAGCCTGGGCAGCGGCAAACATTTCGAACGCCTCCTTGGGAAATTTTCC of Drosophila innubila isolate TH190305 chromosome X, UK_Dinn_1.0, whole genome shotgun sequence contains these proteins:
- the LOC117792536 gene encoding acylphosphatase-1, which codes for MATTKPDNKDNPTIMACDFEIAGKFPKEAFEMFAAAQAKILGIRGYIIQVADDLYKGQLQGEGKVIEAFKQLIATAAEYVAAVKEFIIKNLKIIVEYTYDTFEVRKKN